In a genomic window of Thalassotalea piscium:
- a CDS encoding putative zinc-binding protein: MLKPIVYACAGCSNVARIAHDVALTLDCDGLAEMSCVSGVIGNIAPIKALATSGRKIIAIDGCSLSCTKACLNACKIEPDHYFTITDLGIEKRDKWKDSLTDNSLAINSIYKTLDKHGINFVN, encoded by the coding sequence ATGTTAAAGCCTATTGTTTATGCGTGTGCTGGCTGCTCAAATGTTGCTCGTATAGCACATGATGTTGCACTAACATTAGATTGTGATGGTTTAGCGGAAATGTCGTGTGTTTCCGGTGTTATTGGTAATATTGCCCCCATTAAAGCACTCGCTACTTCAGGAAGGAAAATTATAGCTATTGATGGCTGCTCACTTTCCTGCACAAAAGCGTGTTTAAACGCATGTAAAATTGAACCTGATCACTACTTCACAATTACAGATTTAGGGATCGAAAAAAGAGATAAATGGAAAGATTCTTTAACTGACAATAGTTTAGCTATTAATAGCATATATAAAACGCTTGATAAGCATGGGATAAACTTTGTTAATTAA
- a CDS encoding DUF3465 domain-containing protein — translation MKAIGIVHKILPDDLKGSRHQRFIVKLKDNQTVLIIHNIDISRKIHDLRIGDKVEFSGEYQWNSAGGMVHWTHKDPHSKQKGGWIKHKDRLYN, via the coding sequence GTGAAAGCAATTGGAATTGTACATAAAATACTACCAGATGATTTAAAAGGTAGTAGGCATCAACGATTTATCGTCAAACTAAAAGATAACCAAACCGTCCTTATAATTCACAATATAGATATTAGCCGTAAAATACATGATCTGCGTATTGGTGATAAAGTTGAATTTTCAGGTGAGTACCAGTGGAATAGTGCCGGCGGAATGGTGCATTGGACGCACAAAGACCCCCATAGCAAGCAGAAGGGGGGATGGATAAAGCACAAAGATCGCCTATACAATTAA
- a CDS encoding DUF1456 family protein: MTNNDVLRRIRYAFDFRDTKLISIFALGGLNVELDQVKRWLKKDDDEQMLALEDVELASFLNGYIVEKRGPRKDGEKVEAETTLTKNLILMKLKIALSLQTDDIVSMLAKAGFTVGQSELTAFFRKPTHKNYRHCKAQFLRNFIQAIQDQHRPFAPAPRQDKKVDKKQDTYNKKTHNNSSEHKSSSQSYAKSRDKKPVPKEVYVNPKAKKPEAKQTERKVLKLKPEDIYKQ; this comes from the coding sequence TTGACTAATAACGACGTGTTGCGACGTATCCGCTATGCTTTTGATTTTAGAGATACAAAATTAATCAGTATTTTTGCCTTAGGTGGCTTAAATGTTGAGCTTGATCAAGTAAAGCGTTGGTTAAAAAAAGATGATGATGAACAGATGTTAGCATTAGAAGACGTTGAGCTTGCTAGCTTTCTCAATGGGTATATTGTTGAAAAAAGGGGACCACGAAAAGATGGTGAGAAAGTAGAAGCTGAAACTACCTTGACTAAAAACCTTATTTTAATGAAGCTAAAAATCGCGTTGTCATTGCAAACAGATGATATTGTATCTATGTTAGCTAAAGCAGGTTTTACTGTTGGGCAGTCTGAGCTAACCGCATTTTTTAGAAAACCAACACACAAAAACTATCGTCATTGTAAAGCACAGTTTTTACGTAACTTTATTCAAGCGATTCAAGATCAACATCGACCTTTTGCACCAGCGCCACGCCAAGATAAAAAAGTAGATAAAAAGCAAGATACCTATAATAAAAAAACTCATAACAATTCAAGTGAGCATAAATCATCTAGTCAATCTTATGCTAAGTCACGCGATAAAAAACCGGTGCCAAAAGAAGTTTATGTAAACCCTAAAGCGAAAAAGCCGGAAGCTAAGCAAACTGAGCGTAAGGTGTTAAAATTAAAGCCAGAAGATATTTACAAGCAATAA
- the fur gene encoding ferric iron uptake transcriptional regulator yields the protein MAEQNEELKRAGLKITLPRVKILAILQHPDNQHISAEEVYKILLDQNEEIGLATVYRVLNQFDDAGIVTRHHFEGGKSVFELTQNNHHDHLVCLKCGKVVEFEDDIIEQQQEKVAKQHKMKLTNHSLYLYGECDDKVACEIFRKNQ from the coding sequence ATGGCAGAGCAAAATGAAGAGCTAAAAAGGGCGGGATTAAAAATCACCTTGCCTAGAGTTAAGATTTTAGCGATATTGCAGCATCCTGATAACCAACACATCAGTGCTGAAGAGGTCTATAAAATATTGCTTGATCAGAATGAGGAAATTGGTCTAGCAACTGTTTATCGTGTTTTAAATCAATTTGACGATGCGGGTATTGTTACACGTCACCACTTTGAAGGCGGTAAATCTGTATTCGAGCTAACTCAAAATAACCACCATGATCACCTAGTGTGTTTAAAGTGTGGCAAAGTTGTTGAGTTTGAAGACGACATAATTGAGCAACAACAAGAAAAAGTTGCCAAGCAACACAAGATGAAACTGACTAACCATAGCCTCTATTTGTATGGCGAGTGCGATGATAAAGTCGCTTGTGAAATATTTAGAAAGAATCAGTAA
- a CDS encoding 2-hydroxyacid dehydrogenase, with translation MSKVIPFISQLPVHEQNQWLAKLNQVLAPHQVILAERMSNEEKLQVKVAIVANPEPTELALFTNLVWVQSLWAGVERLVKEIAQPQFNIVRMVDPKLAQTMAEAVLTWSLYLHRQIPLYIAQQKRGDWQQHPVVNASECNIGVLGLGKLGQASALRLKDNGFNVYGWSASSKNLTGVKCYSGKKGLETLLANVNIVVVLLPLTDATDLLLNKALIYKLPKGANIINFARGRVIDLQAVIEGLDNGQLSHAVLDVFEHEPLMPNDPLWRHGKITILPHISAPTNLTSAAQVVRKNILHYFNEGIIPEAVNIKRAY, from the coding sequence ATGTCTAAAGTGATCCCTTTTATTAGTCAGTTGCCTGTACATGAGCAAAATCAATGGTTGGCGAAATTAAACCAAGTGCTTGCTCCCCATCAAGTGATTTTAGCTGAACGTATGAGTAATGAGGAAAAGCTGCAGGTAAAGGTTGCGATAGTTGCGAATCCTGAGCCGACTGAACTAGCATTATTTACTAACTTAGTTTGGGTGCAAAGTTTATGGGCAGGAGTTGAGCGTTTAGTTAAAGAAATAGCACAACCACAATTTAACATTGTACGCATGGTAGACCCTAAGTTAGCTCAAACAATGGCAGAGGCGGTATTAACATGGAGTTTATATTTACACCGACAAATCCCCCTGTATATTGCCCAACAAAAAAGAGGTGATTGGCAGCAGCACCCTGTTGTTAATGCCTCAGAATGCAATATTGGTGTTTTAGGGTTAGGAAAGCTTGGTCAAGCCAGCGCGCTGCGTTTAAAAGATAATGGCTTTAATGTATATGGCTGGAGCGCTAGTTCAAAAAACCTAACCGGCGTTAAGTGCTACAGCGGGAAAAAAGGTTTAGAGACGCTACTGGCTAATGTAAATATTGTAGTCGTTTTATTACCGTTGACAGATGCCACTGATTTACTACTTAATAAAGCGCTTATTTATAAATTGCCTAAAGGTGCGAACATTATTAATTTTGCACGGGGGAGAGTTATCGACCTTCAAGCGGTGATCGAAGGATTAGATAATGGCCAGTTATCGCATGCGGTTTTAGATGTATTTGAGCATGAACCCTTAATGCCAAACGATCCATTATGGCGGCATGGTAAAATTACTATTTTACCTCATATTTCAGCACCAACCAATTTAACTTCCGCCGCTCAGGTTGTACGTAAGAACATTTTACACTATTTCAACGAAGGGATAATACCTGAAGCAGTGAACATAAAACGAGCATATTAA